Sequence from the Eleutherodactylus coqui strain aEleCoq1 chromosome 13, aEleCoq1.hap1, whole genome shotgun sequence genome:
ATGGCATCACTAATGGGCTGTACCcctcatggtgcactacatgtaactgACGGGAGGTGAGCGCTGCGGGGGGCATTGTATTGGGGGGTCAGTACCTAGATGGGGCCGAGCTGCCCCCCTGATCTTATAGTATGGCAGCACTAATGGGCTGTACCcctcatggtgcactacatgtaactgACTGGCACCATATCTTACACTAAGCAGCCCGCCTTCCCATGAAGATGGTTGGTTGCACCTCTACAACCTCTCCCGTATAGCATGTGCCCGTTGGTCGGCTCGGCTGCTTCCACCTGGCCTTGTGTCTCCATCAGTAAGTGTGGCCTTTTAAGTGattttaagtggaccttcccccAAACAGTAAAGGTCGCCGTACTCGTTTCATTGCTGTTGCTTAATTGACCAGTCTTCTCCCCGACTCTCCTAAGCTAGGTGTGCCTGTgtcattaaagggaatgtcacCTACTTCTATCCCTATGAGCTTGTGGGCTGACAGTAGGTGccccgctgagtctggggatgtgttatacttacctcccccgtggTTCCCCTGGTGTCAGTGCTGCTAGCCGCCACTTAATGCATTGAGCGATTCtgttaagtagtcctcccattccacaATTAGAAGAGGTTGGCCACTTAGTTACGCCACTTAATGCATTGGGCAGCGACTTCCAGGGCCAACAACGGGGGAATcatggagaaggtaagtataacacttccaTCCCCGTCCTCAGCGGGGCACCTACTGTCAGCCAGTAAGATGAGCTCATAAGACTGAAGGTAGGTGCCAGATTCCCATTACGGCACGTCCAAAGATCTCTGGTTACTGCTTATCTCCTGCCAGAACAAAGGATGGGCCGTGTTGGTATCTGACATTTCCTATCTATGTGTGTGGGCACCTCTAGGGCTAATCTACCTGGCTGATGACTGTGTATTGTGTATCAGGTTCCTATGaggtgtcaggatgtggccgTCTTCTTCACCACGGAGGAGTGGGAGTACGTGGAAGAACACAAGGGTCTCTACAAGGATCTGATTGTAAGCCAGCAGCCCGTCCCATCAGCAGGTATGAGACCAATGACCACAAGATGGAATGGAGAAACGGGGTTACAAAGTATTTAACTGCTGTTCTTTCTGTCTACCTAAAGGTGGTACAGACGAGCGTCCACCAATACCGATCAAGGAGGAAGCGGCCTGGTGTGATGGAGGAAGCCTCGAGGACCCCGACAGTCGCTCGCCGCCACATCGTACACCGCTGGATTTGCCATCTGCTATTAAGGAGGATCCAGACTTGCAACAGGAGAAATGTATCACAGACTCTATGGAGGAAACGGCCTCGTGTGATGGAGGAACCTCTGCAGCCACCAACACTAATGCAACATCGGATCATCCCCAACAGCAGCATCATATGAAGGGGGAACCTGCCACCCAGGAAACGGGAGCGCTGCCAGCCCCCGACATGGGTACCCTCGCAGCTCGTACACAACATCCAGCTACTGGTATTAAGGAGGAATCGGTCTCACGGGGTGCTGGAAACTCTACAGCCACCAACACCGATTGTCCATCTACTCCTAGTATAAAGGCACCAGTCACACCTGAGAGAAGTCCTCCAGGCCCCACAGGTCATGCCCAACAATACCCGTCTACTCCTACTATGGGGGAACCCGTCTCATGCCACGCTGGCAACATCACAGGCAGCAACATTTATTCATCCGCACAGCCAGCGGTCTCATTGGAAGGAGAACATCTATATAACAATTATGGCTATATCTTCACagaacatacatatacacatcccAGTAGAGAGGCACTCCGTTATGGGGCTGCAGGTTGTGCAGAAGATTGTATAGATTCCTTGCCTCACACGGTCGGGGCTTCAACCTCAGTGGGGGGCTTTTCTACAGAAGCCAGACCTGCCGAACTCCAGTATGTCTCCAATCATGTTCGATCTGCGGACTCGTGTCCGGCTCAGGCAGGGAGGCATCATGCCTTCCTTTCCAAGTGTCTAGAATATGAAAACCATTTCTGCAAGGTATCATGTGCCGGGATCTGTGGGACCCACCTTACTGAATGGGCTTTTAACTGCTCGGAATGTCACAATTGTCTCAATGCTACCCCGAAGCTCATAAGACAGAGTCCAAAGCCTCCACAAGTAAAGAGAAAGTCTGCGAAGAAAACCTCGTCTTTGGAGAAAAAGGAGTTTGCCTGCCTGGAATGTGGCAAACACTTCCCCAATAAGCGGTACCTACTGACACACAGGAGAGTCCACTCCCAGGAGAGCCCCTTTCATTGCCCGGCCTGTGGTCAAAGTTTTCAGAACCAGGAAGGTTTTGTTGCCCATCAGAGGAGTCCGGCCTGCGAGAAGCCCTTCtgctgttcagaatgtgggaaacgatTTAAAAGTAGATACAATTCAGAGTATCACAAAAAGATTCATACCGAAAACAAAAAATATCTGTGCCCGGTGTGTGGGAAAGGTTTCCGGAAGCAATCGTGCTTCATTGTCCATGAGAGGACCCACACTGGGGAGAAGCCGTatgcatgtccagaatgtggccGGTGCTTCAGCCAGAACGCATCGCTCATCTCCCACCAGAGGCTTCATACTGGGGAGAAGCCGTTCACGTGTCTCGAGTGCGGAAGGAACTTCACCCAACGCATCAGCCTTGTGGTGCATCAAAGGGTTCACTCTGGAGACAGACCTTACAAGTGTCAGGAGTGCGGCAAGGGATTCACCCAACGCATCGGTCTGGTCCAACATCAGCGAAGACACACGGGGGAGAAGCCGTTTACGTGTTCAGAGTGTGGGAAGTCGTTCACGCTCCACGATAGTCTAGTGAAACACCTGAGGACCCACACTGGAGAGAAACCGTATGTCTGTTCAGAGTGCGGGAAACGCTTCTGCCAGAGCTCACAGCTCACGGCCCATAAACGGTTCCACCATGCCACCCGACACAACAGTGGAGAAACCGTCTAGTAGTATTGGCAATATACATCCGACCAAGTGGGGAAGAGCACAAGGAAAAGGGGGTCAAATTGTCGCATTCTGCCTGACTGGACTTATGTGGTTTGTTACCCATAAAGGGTTCTAGTGAGAGTGATGTCCGCCTAGAGGGACACGTTGGGGGGCTCATTCCAGGAAAACTGGGGCTGCGCCACTTTTGTAACAGGGTTAACCACAGtttaatttttattcatttttttgtgaTGTGAATGTCAAAAAGTAGTAGAGAAAATGATTGTCCAGAACTGCCAGCGCCCAAAGGCTACGGGGCGCGGTGCAATACCGGGCTGGGACTTATGGGCCAATTTAACGCATGCCATTATACGGTTTCCCCACGGagccgcctcgcatcacttcggggaagtagcgatccgcAGCTACAGCGGAGGAGCGCAGAGTTTTACCAGTTCTTTTAATGGGGAAGCCTGGCATTGCAGCTGGTGCGCCTACCACATGGTGCCATGCTGCTGCTGCAATGGGAGATGCAATGCGAGGACACGCTCCAGGATGGGACGCGCCGCCATTTGTTTCCCATATCGCATTGTGTTGCAGCACATAAATGGTGAGCGATTTTGTTGCTCGTGTGAATCCCGCACGAATATGAACGCCGTTCTTTCGAATGGCGTCGTGCGTGAGCGACttatttcttctttttctgctgcaggaaaaaatggtaTCTTTGagcgttccctcggaacacctcAGCCATTGTTTACAACGGGGCCGGAAAAACACTGCAAGGCGTGCGAGGTGCAAAGCGATTCGCAGTCACGGAAACCTCgcacgagcgcgatattgggccgagtcTCACAGCCCGCGATCGTACTCGCTGTGTGAAGTCAGAGGCTGGATGTGATTAAAGGGACACCATCGAAAAATCTGctcatttttattgtatttttgaatAGTGTCAGCAGCGCAGGGATTGTTTTtgctttctttaaccctttccaatccaattttgaattcagggtttcctaaaaggctttctctttttgctgttatacaagggtgccatctgctggctaaaccagtgtgtgcgccagagagactctgacagcagagtggctggcaatagacggtaagaatatcctgtcggacgtcttctgatattggagctgtacaagcttcaatcacaaTGTAGGAAggcgtcagacaggggattggaaagggttaaagggattgtccagctgtaaacaaGTCATTAATAAAAGAGTAGCAGGGGTTGTTGCTAGGCTGTTTGCCGACCCGGCAGTtcccttcccactgcagtggcgcGGCTTGGCACTCGCTTCCATCCGGTTCACAGCTGGACACTCCCTAAAACACTTTAGATGTATTCTGtataattatttcttttacaatggAGCCCAAAGTCTCTTCTAGTAGACGGATGCCGTGGAGCGGGATGCTTCCTTGGGCTGTGATGTAACCACACTTTCATCTCTCCGAAGCGGTCCGGACCCTCTGAGGATGAGCTCACTGTAGTCTGCGGTGCAGCCCTTGTCGACACCCGAGGTTGGCATTTGGCCACGTTTGATGGTAATGTGCCTTCATGGGGTTCATGCCAGCTGATGCTCAGGACAGTCACGCCTGGCATGTGCCAGTATGAATGCTGTGGCGTTTCAGAATATGCACACTTTAATGTTTGACTTGGGAACGGGGCTCCGAGTCAGAGGCGGGCCGCGACGGCTTCTTCCCTCCTGCAGCATGAAGATTGACAGCTGTCGGTCGGGAGCAGCCATCGCGGCCCGCCTCTGACTCGGAGCCCCGTTCCCAAGTCAAACATTAAAGTGTGTATATTCTGAAACTCCGCCACCTTTCCGAATAACACATATACACGGGGCAATAAGCCTACCTGTCCTAGGGTCGTGACGCCAGGGGTTCGGCCAGCAGGAACCTGATGACAGGGTCTTGTTAGGACTATGGTGGTTCATCCTATAATCTCTATACGTGTAAAGGGTAACAAACTAATAATTCCAACAAGGGGAGTTAGGGCCTGTcccagagcttacaatctaggaggagaTCTGGGTGATGCCAGAGGCAGCAGTGCTTGTCCTGGACAAGGGGTACTTCTCACTTGGTCAtatagctttatgtatactaccctgtATACGTTAGGGTGCAGGGAGTGTGGGGGATACTGCTGGATGAAGGAATGGGGTGCTGAGAAGTGTAAGATGGGGTAAAAAGAACGGAGTAGGAATAGGGAATGTGAAGATGTATTTTAGGGCGTGCCTAACACTGGGTGTAGGGAATGAATGTGTCTGGGGTAGTGCATGCCAGAGGACCGCTGCAGCACAAAAGGATCACATGAGGCAGAATCTGAGCAAATCCTGAGTTACAAGTTGGTACAAAGACCATGGTTGGAGCAGTCCTTAATGGCAGAAGACGCTCCCCAAAACATGAGGAAGTGCAACTATTTACGGTTTACTGCTCAAGCCATGACACTTTCTTCATCGCCATATTTCTTCGATGCAAGTGAGATAAGGATGAACTGGCGGAGGAGGACAGGAAGTGTCATTGGGCCAGTGACGCAATCTATCTCGTTTTTGTTTCTTATTGTAAATGACCGCGCAGCGGTCgggccccctccccccgcacgctCCTCAGCTCTTGTATACTTTGGGTGGGAAAGTGCGTTGTTGATTCCTTGAGGTTTGTCCCGGTGTGGCCAGTAGAGCGGTGTGTGATTGTCCTCAGAGAAACCGagtcatcctgtagatatgagacctcttAATGGCCAACAATACATGATGGTACAGCAGCTTTCGGGGATCTCGCCCCCTTTGTCAGGCTAGTGAATGTAGTTTGGgtggcacacaattataacatacagagcGGAGGGGAACACATTCCTCTTGGCCTAAATTAATGTTCACACATTTATCCGGTGTTTCGGGAGACGACACTCA
This genomic interval carries:
- the LOC136587515 gene encoding oocyte zinc finger protein XlCOF7.1-like, whose translation is MTEQILTLTLEIICLLAGEDYAVVKKTSGEGSSHPYISRGWSRSPPTTEQKILDITYRIIELLTGEVPMRCQDVAVFFTTEEWEYVEEHKGLYKDLIVSQQPVPSAGGTDERPPIPIKEEAAWCDGGSLEDPDSRSPPHRTPLDLPSAIKEDPDLQQEKCITDSMEETASCDGGTSAATNTNATSDHPQQQHHMKGEPATQETGALPAPDMGTLAARTQHPATGIKEESVSRGAGNSTATNTDCPSTPSIKAPVTPERSPPGPTGHAQQYPSTPTMGEPVSCHAGNITGSNIYSSAQPAVSLEGEHLYNNYGYIFTEHTYTHPSREALRYGAAGCAEDCIDSLPHTVGASTSVGGFSTEARPAELQYVSNHVRSADSCPAQAGRHHAFLSKCLEYENHFCKVSCAGICGTHLTEWAFNCSECHNCLNATPKLIRQSPKPPQVKRKSAKKTSSLEKKEFACLECGKHFPNKRYLLTHRRVHSQESPFHCPACGQSFQNQEGFVAHQRSPACEKPFCCSECGKRFKSRYNSEYHKKIHTENKKYLCPVCGKGFRKQSCFIVHERTHTGEKPYACPECGRCFSQNASLISHQRLHTGEKPFTCLECGRNFTQRISLVVHQRVHSGDRPYKCQECGKGFTQRIGLVQHQRRHTGEKPFTCSECGKSFTLHDSLVKHLRTHTGEKPYVCSECGKRFCQSSQLTAHKRFHHATRHNSGETV